The following coding sequences are from one Salmo trutta chromosome 36, fSalTru1.1, whole genome shotgun sequence window:
- the LOC115175523 gene encoding epsilon-sarcoglycan isoform X1, whose translation MDTTVVLVWIYVVVTILSTLHADRNVYPSAGVLFVHVLEREHFKGEFPPYPKPGDSSNDPITFNTNLMGYPDRPGWLRYIQRTSHSDGVLYGSPTAEHVGKATIIEIIAYNRRTFETARHNLVINVMSTEEYPLPYQAEFYIKNMNVEEMLASEVLGDFLGAVKNVWQPERLNAVNITSALDRGGRVPLPINNLKEGVYVMVGADVQFSSCLREVENPHNQLRCSQEMEPVISCDKKFRAQFDIDWCKINLVDITKRIMVHSNRPDPGTGVLPDIGGYNPPPESLKSRDFFADFLITLAVPSAVAMVLFSVLGYSMCCRREGVDKRNMQTPDIQLVHHNSIQKSTKELRSMSKNREISWPLSTLPVFSQSGEVVPPIHPDNYETTSMPLMQTQTNLQNQIQIPQQQPSGDRDNYCMSTFRRLEVNGIPEERKVAEAVNL comes from the exons TGGTCACCATCCTGTCGACGTTGCACGCTGACCGGAACGTTTACCCGTCTGCAGGTGTGCTGTTTGTCCACGTCCTGGAGAGAGAGCACTTCAAAGGAGAGTTTcccccctatcccaaacctg GGGATTCCAGCAACGACCCCATCACCTTCAACACCAACCTGATGGGCTACCCAGACCGGCCAGGCTGGCTGCGTTACATCCAGAGAACCTCACACAGCGATGGGGTGCTCTATGGATCCCCCACTGCCGAACACGTGGGCAAGGCCACCATCATAGAG ATTATTGCCTATAACAGACGCACTTTCGAAACGGCCCGGCACAACTTGGTCATAAACGTCATGTCCACAGAAg agtACCCACTGCCGTACCAGGCAGAGTTCTACATAAAGAACATGAATGTGGAGGAGATGTTGGCAAGCGAGGTTCTGGGAGACTTCCTGGGGGCAGTGAAAAACGTGTGGCAGCCTGAACGCCTCAACGCCGTCAACATCACCTCAGCCCTGGACAGGGGCGGACGCGTTCCCCTGCCCATAAACAACCTAAAAGAGGG TGTGTATGTGATGGTGGGGGCTGACGTGCAGTTCTCTTCCTGCCTGAGGGAGGTGGAGAACCCCCACAACCAGCTCCGCTGCAGCCAGGAGATGGAGCCTGTCATCAGCTGTGACAAGAAGTTCAGAGCCCAGTTCGACATCGACTGGTGTAAGATCAATCTG GTGGACATCACCAAGAGGATCATGGTCCACAGTAACCGTCCGGACCCAGGGACGGGGGTTCTGCCTGACATCGGGGGGTACAACCCCCCGCCAGAGTCTCTGAAGAGCAGGGACTTCTTTGCCGACTTCCTCATCACGTTGGCGGTGCCCTCGGCCGTGGCCATGGTCCTCTTCAGCGTCCTGGGTTACTCCATGTGCTGCCGGCGGGAAGGGGT GGATAAAAGAAACATGCAAACACCAGA tATCCAGTTAGTGCATCACAACTCCATCCAGAAGTCGACCAAGGAGCTGCGGAGCATGTCTAAGAACAGGGAGATCTCCTGGCCCCTCTCCACCCTGCCTGTCTTCAGCCAAAGTGGGGAGGTGGTGCCCCCCATACACCCAGACAACTACGAGACAACCAGCATGCCCCTGATGCAGACACAGAC AAACCTGCAGAACCAGATTCAGATACCACAGCAACAGCCATCAG GAGATAGAGATAATTATTGTATGTCGACATTTCGGAGACTGGAG GTAAATGGTATTCCTGAGGAGAGGAAAGTGGCTGAAGCAGTGAATTTGTGA
- the LOC115175523 gene encoding epsilon-sarcoglycan isoform X3 has product MDTTVVLVWIYVVVTILSTLHADRNVYPSAGVLFVHVLEREHFKGEFPPYPKPGDSSNDPITFNTNLMGYPDRPGWLRYIQRTSHSDGVLYGSPTAEHVGKATIIEIIAYNRRTFETARHNLVINVMSTEEYPLPYQAEFYIKNMNVEEMLASEVLGDFLGAVKNVWQPERLNAVNITSALDRGGRVPLPINNLKEGVYVMVGADVQFSSCLREVENPHNQLRCSQEMEPVISCDKKFRAQFDIDWCKINLVDITKRIMVHSNRPDPGTGVLPDIGGYNPPPESLKSRDFFADFLITLAVPSAVAMVLFSVLGYSMCCRREGVDKRNMQTPDIQLVHHNSIQKSTKELRSMSKNREISWPLSTLPVFSQSGEVVPPIHPDNYETTSMPLMQTQTNLQNQIQIPQQQPSGKWYS; this is encoded by the exons TGGTCACCATCCTGTCGACGTTGCACGCTGACCGGAACGTTTACCCGTCTGCAGGTGTGCTGTTTGTCCACGTCCTGGAGAGAGAGCACTTCAAAGGAGAGTTTcccccctatcccaaacctg GGGATTCCAGCAACGACCCCATCACCTTCAACACCAACCTGATGGGCTACCCAGACCGGCCAGGCTGGCTGCGTTACATCCAGAGAACCTCACACAGCGATGGGGTGCTCTATGGATCCCCCACTGCCGAACACGTGGGCAAGGCCACCATCATAGAG ATTATTGCCTATAACAGACGCACTTTCGAAACGGCCCGGCACAACTTGGTCATAAACGTCATGTCCACAGAAg agtACCCACTGCCGTACCAGGCAGAGTTCTACATAAAGAACATGAATGTGGAGGAGATGTTGGCAAGCGAGGTTCTGGGAGACTTCCTGGGGGCAGTGAAAAACGTGTGGCAGCCTGAACGCCTCAACGCCGTCAACATCACCTCAGCCCTGGACAGGGGCGGACGCGTTCCCCTGCCCATAAACAACCTAAAAGAGGG TGTGTATGTGATGGTGGGGGCTGACGTGCAGTTCTCTTCCTGCCTGAGGGAGGTGGAGAACCCCCACAACCAGCTCCGCTGCAGCCAGGAGATGGAGCCTGTCATCAGCTGTGACAAGAAGTTCAGAGCCCAGTTCGACATCGACTGGTGTAAGATCAATCTG GTGGACATCACCAAGAGGATCATGGTCCACAGTAACCGTCCGGACCCAGGGACGGGGGTTCTGCCTGACATCGGGGGGTACAACCCCCCGCCAGAGTCTCTGAAGAGCAGGGACTTCTTTGCCGACTTCCTCATCACGTTGGCGGTGCCCTCGGCCGTGGCCATGGTCCTCTTCAGCGTCCTGGGTTACTCCATGTGCTGCCGGCGGGAAGGGGT GGATAAAAGAAACATGCAAACACCAGA tATCCAGTTAGTGCATCACAACTCCATCCAGAAGTCGACCAAGGAGCTGCGGAGCATGTCTAAGAACAGGGAGATCTCCTGGCCCCTCTCCACCCTGCCTGTCTTCAGCCAAAGTGGGGAGGTGGTGCCCCCCATACACCCAGACAACTACGAGACAACCAGCATGCCCCTGATGCAGACACAGAC AAACCTGCAGAACCAGATTCAGATACCACAGCAACAGCCATCAG GTAAATGGTATTCCTGA
- the LOC115175523 gene encoding epsilon-sarcoglycan isoform X2, with product MDTTVVLVWIYVVVTILSTLHADRNVYPSAGVLFVHVLEREHFKGEFPPYPKPGDSSNDPITFNTNLMGYPDRPGWLRYIQRTSHSDGVLYGSPTAEHVGKATIIEIIAYNRRTFETARHNLVINVMSTEEYPLPYQAEFYIKNMNVEEMLASEVLGDFLGAVKNVWQPERLNAVNITSALDRGGRVPLPINNLKEGVYVMVGADVQFSSCLREVENPHNQLRCSQEMEPVISCDKKFRAQFDIDWCKINLVDITKRIMVHSNRPDPGTGVLPDIGGYNPPPESLKSRDFFADFLITLAVPSAVAMVLFSVLGYSMCCRREGVIQLVHHNSIQKSTKELRSMSKNREISWPLSTLPVFSQSGEVVPPIHPDNYETTSMPLMQTQTNLQNQIQIPQQQPSGDRDNYCMSTFRRLEVNGIPEERKVAEAVNL from the exons TGGTCACCATCCTGTCGACGTTGCACGCTGACCGGAACGTTTACCCGTCTGCAGGTGTGCTGTTTGTCCACGTCCTGGAGAGAGAGCACTTCAAAGGAGAGTTTcccccctatcccaaacctg GGGATTCCAGCAACGACCCCATCACCTTCAACACCAACCTGATGGGCTACCCAGACCGGCCAGGCTGGCTGCGTTACATCCAGAGAACCTCACACAGCGATGGGGTGCTCTATGGATCCCCCACTGCCGAACACGTGGGCAAGGCCACCATCATAGAG ATTATTGCCTATAACAGACGCACTTTCGAAACGGCCCGGCACAACTTGGTCATAAACGTCATGTCCACAGAAg agtACCCACTGCCGTACCAGGCAGAGTTCTACATAAAGAACATGAATGTGGAGGAGATGTTGGCAAGCGAGGTTCTGGGAGACTTCCTGGGGGCAGTGAAAAACGTGTGGCAGCCTGAACGCCTCAACGCCGTCAACATCACCTCAGCCCTGGACAGGGGCGGACGCGTTCCCCTGCCCATAAACAACCTAAAAGAGGG TGTGTATGTGATGGTGGGGGCTGACGTGCAGTTCTCTTCCTGCCTGAGGGAGGTGGAGAACCCCCACAACCAGCTCCGCTGCAGCCAGGAGATGGAGCCTGTCATCAGCTGTGACAAGAAGTTCAGAGCCCAGTTCGACATCGACTGGTGTAAGATCAATCTG GTGGACATCACCAAGAGGATCATGGTCCACAGTAACCGTCCGGACCCAGGGACGGGGGTTCTGCCTGACATCGGGGGGTACAACCCCCCGCCAGAGTCTCTGAAGAGCAGGGACTTCTTTGCCGACTTCCTCATCACGTTGGCGGTGCCCTCGGCCGTGGCCATGGTCCTCTTCAGCGTCCTGGGTTACTCCATGTGCTGCCGGCGGGAAGGGGT tATCCAGTTAGTGCATCACAACTCCATCCAGAAGTCGACCAAGGAGCTGCGGAGCATGTCTAAGAACAGGGAGATCTCCTGGCCCCTCTCCACCCTGCCTGTCTTCAGCCAAAGTGGGGAGGTGGTGCCCCCCATACACCCAGACAACTACGAGACAACCAGCATGCCCCTGATGCAGACACAGAC AAACCTGCAGAACCAGATTCAGATACCACAGCAACAGCCATCAG GAGATAGAGATAATTATTGTATGTCGACATTTCGGAGACTGGAG GTAAATGGTATTCCTGAGGAGAGGAAAGTGGCTGAAGCAGTGAATTTGTGA